Proteins from one Acetoanaerobium noterae genomic window:
- the ung gene encoding uracil-DNA glycosylase: MISFNNNWDDILKDEFDKQYYLELREFLIKEYKSHLIYPDKYKIFEALKLTDYEDVKIVILGQDPYHGPNQAHGLAFSVSLGVPIPPSLLNIYKELERDINFRIPNHGYLVDWSKQGVLLLNTALTVRAGMANSHRGKGWEVFTDQVIRLLSLREKPMVFLLWGKNAAEKEALIDTSKHLVLKAPHPSPLSAHRGFLGCGHFSKANEFLIKNSIAPINWQL, encoded by the coding sequence ATGATTTCATTTAATAATAATTGGGATGATATTTTAAAAGATGAATTTGATAAACAATACTATTTGGAGTTAAGAGAATTTTTAATTAAGGAATACAAGAGCCATTTGATATATCCTGATAAATATAAAATATTTGAAGCACTTAAATTGACTGATTATGAAGATGTAAAAATTGTAATTTTAGGACAAGATCCATATCATGGACCGAATCAAGCACATGGACTGGCATTTTCTGTTTCACTCGGAGTGCCTATTCCACCATCACTTCTTAATATATACAAGGAATTAGAGCGTGATATAAATTTTAGAATTCCAAATCATGGATACCTAGTAGACTGGTCAAAGCAAGGAGTACTTTTACTTAACACAGCATTAACTGTGAGAGCTGGGATGGCAAACTCCCATAGAGGAAAAGGATGGGAAGTATTTACGGACCAAGTAATTAGACTCCTTAGCTTAAGAGAAAAGCCTATGGTATTTTTATTGTGGGGAAAAAATGCTGCAGAAAAAGAAGCTCTTATAGATACTAGTAAACATCTAGTACTAAAAGCACCACATCCTAGTCCGTTATCAGCACATAGAGGATTTCTTGGGTGTGGACATTTTTCGAAAGCAAATGAGTTTTTAATAAAAAATTCTATAGCTCCAATTAACTGGCAGCTATAG
- the msrA gene encoding peptide-methionine (S)-S-oxide reductase MsrA: protein MNESNIKEAVFAGGCFWCMEAPFVLTPGVLKVKSGYTGGDKKFPTYEEVCTGSTGHYEAVKIWYDETEVSYKNLLGVFIQSMNPTDPYGQFADRGSQYLGAIFYASDEEKQLVNKLLSELDKSNIFESQVAIKLLPQADFYEAEEYHQEYYKKNKLHYKAYRRGSGRAPFLEKIWTQNNINKLNEILSKLQ from the coding sequence ATGAATGAATCAAATATAAAAGAAGCTGTTTTTGCTGGTGGTTGTTTTTGGTGTATGGAGGCACCTTTTGTTTTAACTCCTGGAGTTTTAAAAGTAAAATCAGGTTATACAGGCGGTGATAAAAAGTTTCCTACCTATGAAGAGGTTTGTACTGGTTCAACTGGCCATTATGAAGCTGTAAAAATTTGGTATGATGAAACTGAGGTTTCATATAAGAATCTTCTTGGAGTATTCATTCAAAGTATGAATCCTACCGACCCTTATGGACAGTTTGCAGACAGAGGCTCACAGTATCTTGGAGCTATTTTTTATGCTAGTGATGAAGAAAAACAGTTAGTCAACAAATTATTATCAGAACTTGATAAATCAAATATTTTCGAAAGCCAAGTGGCTATAAAGCTCCTTCCACAAGCTGATTTTTATGAAGCAGAAGAATATCATCAAGAGTACTATAAAAAAAATAAGCTCCATTATAAAGCATACCGACGTGGTTCTGGAAGAGCCCCATTTCTAGAGAAAATTTGGACACAGAATAACATAAATAAACTTAATGAAATACTAAGTAAATTACAATAA